The Gordonibacter urolithinfaciens genome contains a region encoding:
- a CDS encoding helix-turn-helix domain-containing protein codes for MSTEEVADSVGISVGILARIDEGDFLALRKSTLTRLCEVLDCQVGDILKMVDG; via the coding sequence ATGTCGACCGAGGAAGTGGCCGATAGTGTGGGCATATCCGTTGGTATTCTGGCGAGGATCGACGAAGGGGATTTCCTCGCGCTGCGAAAGAGCACGCTGACAAGGCTCTGCGAGGTTCTCGACTGTCAAGTGGGTGATATTCTCAAGATGGTAGATGGCTGA